The sequence GGCGGTACAGGCTTTATAGTTGAATACTTTGGCGAAGGCGCGCAGTCGCTTTCGGCTACCGGTAAAGGTACCATTTGTAACATGGGTGCCGAAATAGGTGCTACCACTTCGATATTTGGTTACGACGAGAAAGCCGCCGCTTACCTGCGCGGTACTGAGCGTGCCGAGATAGCCGACATGGCCGATGCTGTTGCCCAGCACTTAACCGGCGATGCTGAGGTTTACGCCAACCCTGAAAAATATTTTGACCAGGTGATCGAGATCAACCTGAGCGAACTGGAGCCGCATGTGAACGGTCCGTTCACCCCGGATCTGGCCTGGCCGCTGTCTAAATTTGCTACCGCTGTTAAAGAGAACGGCTGGCCAGCGAAACTGGAAGTTGGTTTGATCGGTTCGTGCACCAACTCATCATACGAGGATATTACCCGTGCCGCATCGATAGCTAAACAAGCTACCGATAAAGGTTTGAAAGCTAAGGCCGAATACACGGTAACCCCTGGTTCGGAACTGGTGCGTTACACCGTTGAGCGCGATGGCTACCTGGATACCTTCGAGCAGATTGGTGGTGTGGTACTGGCTAATGCCTGCGGCCCTTGCATTGGCCAGTGGGCACGTCATACCGACGACCCTACCCGTAAAAACTCTATCATTACTTCGTTCAACCGTAACTTTGCTAAAAGGCAAGACGGTAATCCGAATACACACGCCTTTGTAGCATCGCCGGAAATTGTTACCGCCTTTGCTATCGCTGGTGATCTTACCTTTAACCCGGTAACCGATACGCTGACCAACGAGGCCGGCGAGCAGGTAAAACTGGATGAGCCAATGGGTATCGAACTACCTGTAAAGGGCTTCGCGGTTGAAGATGCAGGTTACCAGGCACCGGCCGAAGATGGCAGTGGTGTACAGGTGATCGTTAGCCCTACATCGGCACGTTTACAATTGCTTGATCCGTTTAAGCCTTGGGAAGGTACCGATATTACCGGCCTGAAACTGCTGATAAAAGCTAAAGGTAAATGTACTACCGACCACATCAGTATGGCCGGCCCATGGTTAAAATTCCGTGGCCACCTGGATAATATCAGCAACAATATGCTGATCGGCGCTATCAACTTCTTCAATAATACTGCCGATAGCGTGAAGAATGAACTGACCGGCGAATACGGTCCAGTTCCGGCTACGCAACGCGATTACAAAGCGCATGGCATCGGTTCGATAGTTGTTGGTGACGAGAACTACGGTGAAGGTTCATCGCGCGAGCATGCCGCTATGGAGCCACGCCACTTAGGTGTACGTGCTATACTGGTAAAATCGTTCGCCCGTATCCACGAGACCAACCTGAAAAAACAAGGTATGCTGGGTATCACCTTTGCCGATCCTGCTGATTACGACAAGATCCTGGAAGATGATACCATCGATATCACCGGCCTGACCACTTTTGCACCAGACAAACAACTGGGCATTACGCTGCATCACGCCGATGGTACTACCGAAAGCTTCCCTGTTAACCACACCTACAATGCACAGCAAATAGAGTGGTTCAAAGCCGGCGGCGCGCTGAACATCATACGTGCGCAGCAAGGTAAGTAAGTTAAGCCGAAAGGTTAAAGGCGAAAGCTAAAAGGCCTCTTGCCAGACAATATAAAGCCGCTCCTGAAAAAGGGGCGGCTTTTTTTGTGTACCCAATCGTCATCCTGAGCGCGAGCGAAGGATCCCTAACTATACAGAGTGGCCCTGCTGATCGGGGATGTTTCGCTCGCGCTCAACATGACGTGGACGGACCGGGCGTACGTCGTAGGCAGCGATGAGTTTTATACCCATTGCTATGGTTGCCCGGAGATGTTTACATGAGGGTTTGGGTTGCGATACGCGTTACAGGTAGCGATGGGTTTGAAACCCATCGCTATATAGGGTTATCCGGCTGGGTGGAGTAGAAACACCAGAAAGGGTGCTAAATAAGATCAGGATGTTTAATTTTAATGCATCATTATCTATCTTCATTTTTTAAATAAACAAAAAGCCATTTCATGAAATTGATCATAACTATTTTTTGTTTTTGTTATGTGCTAACAGTTAAAGCACAAATTGGGACCCAGCATGTTGTAGAACCCACTGGCAACTATAAACAAATAGACTTGAGCAAGGAGTTACTGGTGATAAGTAGAATTAGCGACCCCAACAACAAGCAGAAGGCGAAATTGATCGATTCGGTGGAAAGTGTTACTAATAATTTCACTCCGTCTGTGTTATATATCCTGTCCTCGGTGCTGTTTAGCGATAACCAAAAAGAGAGAGGGATGTTCTGGTTTTATGTTGCACAATTAAGGGCCAGGTACGACGTGAACCGCTGCGCCGACAAAACCGCGTCAGCTGCACGTTATAATCAAATGATCGGCCCTCCAATTAACAAATACGCGTTTGAACATTTAGATACTTTAGAACGCATCATAGCACGGGTGATAGATTTTGTCAGGAATAATAACGAAAATTATGACCAGCGGTGGATCAATATGGAAGGAATGGGAGCGTTTGACTCTGCCATGAACCCCGATCATAAAAACGAACCATTAAGCATACCGAAAGATAAATGGGCAGCTATTAAAGCAAAGACCATAGAAGATTATAGTAATGGTTTTAAAGAGACTCTGGCCTCACAGAAGGCAAAGCACTGATCGGCCTGATGCTGAGACTAACTTGTAGATGACCTGAACGTAAATTGAACTCAAATTGATCTAATGACACCCGGAGCAGAAAAACAAATAAGCCAATTTTTGGCAGGCAAAAGCGAACATACCTTAAGCCTATACCATCATCTCCTAAGCCGCTTTGAACAGATCGGCGATATCATGGTTGAGCCTACCAAAACCATGATCGGTATCTCCAACAATCATAAGCGTATAGCCTGGGTAACGCAACTGGGCAGGAGTTTTATACATGTAGTATTTCCGTTTAAGCGTGAATATCCCGATAACCTGTGCTTTGTTAAAATGGGCCAGGTGCCGGGCCAAAACCAATTCAATCATCATTTCCGGATGAATTTGATAGACGACCTGAACGATGAAGTAATGGGCTTTATGCGACTGGCGTATTTTGAGGAGAATGTATAACACAAAAAGCCCCGGTTTCCCGGGGCCTTAACGGTATAGTAAAGAGAGCTGTATATCCAACTTTATCTGCTACCGGGTATCAATAGTTTAATAGCTTAGTATGCATCAAAACTCGGCATTAATGCGTCACTATAAAATAATGTAAATCACGTATTTTTTTGTGCGTGGCAACCCGCGGCCCCTCCCCGGGTAATTTCTACCCAAGTCTTCAGCATCTCACATTTGAACATAAAAAAAGAGGCCGTATCATAAATCAAATGATGCGGTCTTTATTTTTTTAGCCTAATAGCTGAATTTGGTATTGAGTTTCTATGGAATTTTTTGAGGGGGAGGGGGTAGCTTTCTTGGGCGAACCTGAGTGGTAAAACGACTCATTTAAGCCGCTTTTTTCCTTAGATTTTGTGCGATTGCAACTAAACCCCATTCTATTTCTACTTTTTCCTTGCCGCGGAGCATAAACCGTTTAAAGCCATGGTTCTGCTTAATATTACCAAATACAGGTTCTACATCAAAGCAGCGTTTCTTTCGCCGTTGTATGCCTTCTTCACTGTTTAACAGCTCGTGCGCCTTTTGTTTCAGGCGGTTCAGGTTTTCATTGATTTCAATGATCCGATTCCCTTTTGATTTATGGCAAATACCGTTCAGCGGACAGTTAGCGCAGTTAACTGCCTGGTATCTTTTTACCGTTTGTTCAAACTCCGTGCTTGTTTTTCTTTTACTTGTTCCGATGAAATTCATTTGCTGGCCCATCGGGCAGATGTAACAATCTTTCTCCTGGTTGTAAAAAAGCTTATTTGCTGCAAAAGGGTGCTTGTTGTTGTGATTCTCATTTTGTTCCTTATCGAACATCCCATACTTTACAAAGGCGATTGTTCCTTTTTGTTCCAACCGCGTGTAGTTCTCCTCGGAGCCATATCCGGCATCGGCTGTAAGCACTTGCGGTGCTTTGCCAAAGCTGACTTCATGCTGCGCTAAATGAGCACTTAATGTATTGGTGTCTGTGGTGTTGGAGTGAATGGTGTAATTGACAATGAACTGGTTGGATGTGGATATCTGAACATTATACCCCGGTTTTAACTGGCCGTTTTTCATGTGGTCTTCCTTCATCCGCATGAATGTGGCATCCGTATCGGTCTTGGAATAGCTGTTGCGTTCACCCAGCAGAGCTTCCTGCTGCTCATAGCGGGCAATGGCCTGCGGGTAATGTTTGCTGATATACCGCAGCTTGCTTTTGACCTGTTTGGAAACATCCTCACGCGAGGAAAGCTTCTCATTGAGTTTATCTACTGCGGCATTGACCTTTTCACTGTCAATAACAGTAAAGTCAGGCGGATCAGGCAGCCTGTCTTCTTCTTTTGCTACGCTTTGGGCATAGTCCCATATCTCTGACAGCTGCTTTTTCATCTTTTCCTTATTGGTCTGAATCGCTTTCTTCCAGACAAAGGTATACCGGTTTGCATTCGCCTCTATCTTTGTCCCGTCCGTATTCACTTCTTCAATACTGAGCAGGCCTTCCTCTGCCAAAAGTTTCACCACATCTTCGAACACATCACGCAGCGCATGCTTCAAACGTACGCCCCGGAAACGGTTGATCGTATTATGATCAGGATAGTTCATCGAACTCAGCCACATCAGGTAAACGCTTTCCCGGCAGGCTGCTGCCAGCTTTCGGCTGGAGTAGGTGTTGGTTACATACCCATATACCAGCACCTTTAACAACATTTGCGGGTGATAGCTTGAACTCCCGCGGATATGATAAGCTTTCAGCAATGGTTCCAGATAGAGCCTGTCGATCACATCGTTAACTACACGCACCGGGTGCGATGCCGGAACTAATTCGTCAAGTGTCGGAGGAATAGCCATCAACTGCCGTTGCTGGTAGGGCTTGAATACAGGTCTTTTAGAGGACATACTACGCTACTTTCGATACATAAATATATGAAAATCAGATTATTATATCAACTAAATACCCCTCTTTATTCCAATAAATTATGCACAAATAAAAAAGAGGCCATACCATGATTTATGATACAGCCTCTTTATATAAAAGGAATCCTTATTTAAGGGTTAACTTAGTTAGACTCCTCGGTTTTGCTTTTTTTAGCTTTGCTTTCAGCACCTTCCATTTGTTCTTTCAGTTGTGCTAAAACGCTCAGGTCGCCTAAAGTCGATTTTTCAACCGAATCTTTTACTTTCTTAACCGCGCTGGTAGTAGCTTTCGCTTCTTTTTTACGGTTTTCAAAGTCAGCTACCCTTGCTTCGCTGCGCTGATCTTCCCAGATACGTGAGTGAGAGATAACAATACGTTTGTTCTCTTTGTTAAACTCAATGATCTTGAATTCTGCAGTTTCGTCAGCTTTTAAAGCTTTGCCATCCTCTTTAACCAGGTGTTTGGTTGGCGCAAAGCCTTCAACACCGTAAGGTAAAGCTACAATGGCACCTTTGTCGGTCACTTTCAACACGGTACCTTCGTGGATAGAATCAACACCGAATACGGTTTCGAAAGTATCCCAAGGGTTTTCTTCCAGTTGTTTGTGGCCTAAGCTCAGTTTGCGGTTCTCAACGTCAAGTTCTAAAACTACTACGTCCAGCTTCTCGCCTACTTTAGTGAACTCGTTAGGGTGGTTAACTTTTTTGCTCCAAGAAAGGTCGCTGATGTGGATCAAACCATCGATACCATCTTCCAGTTCAACAAACACACCAAAGTTGGTCATGTTTTTAACTGTAGCAACATGCTGTGTACCAACCGCATAACGGTCAGCAGCTTGCTGCCATGGATCAGGGGTCAGTTGTTTGATACCCAAGCTCATTTTGCGCTCGTCGCGGTCAAGTGTTAACACTTGTGCTTCAATTTCGTCGCCTACTTTCAGGAATTCCTGAGGGTTGCGCAGGTTTTGCGACCACGACATTTCTGATACGTGGATCAAACCTTCAACACCAGGGATAATTTCAAGGAACGCGCCGTAATCGGCAACGGTAACAATTTTACCTTTAACGTGCGAACCTACCTTGATATCTTCGGTAAGGCTTTGCCAAGGATGCGGGGTTAATTGTTTTAAGCCCAGGGCGATACGTTTTTTCTCGTCATCAAAGTCAAGCACTACAACGTTGATCTTCTGATCTAACGCCAATACTTCACGCGGATGCTCGATACGGCCCCAGGAGATATCGGTAATGTGCAGTAAGCCGTCTACGCCACCAAGATCGATGAATACACCAAAGTCGGTAATATTTTTAACGGTACCTTCCAATACCTGGCCTTTTTCCAATTTGGCCACAATTTCAGTTTTTTGGTTTTCCAGATCGTCCTCGATCAGCACTTTGTGCGATACCACTACGTTTTTAAACTCGTGGTTGATCTTAACAACTTTGAACTCCATAGTTTTACCAACGTACACATCGTAATCGCGGATAGGCTTGATATCGATCTGTGAACCTGGTAAGAAGGCTTCTACGCCCATAATATCAACGATCAGACCACCTTTGGTGCGGCTCTTCACAAAGCCGGTGATGATCTCATCATTATCAAGAGCCGAATTAATACGCTCCCATGATTTTTGGGTTTTAGCACGCTTGCGTGATAATACTAACTGACCGTTAGCATCTTCCTGCGACTCAACAAATACGTCAACCTTATCACCGATCTTCAGATCAGGAGTGTCGCGGAACTCAGAAAGCGATACCATACCATCAGATTTGAAGCCGATGTTTAATACCACATCCTTGTTGTTGATGTTTACCACAATGCCTTCAATGATCTCACCCTGGTTAATAGAGTTAAAGGTCACATCATACATTGCTTCCATTTTTTCGCGGTCAGCAGCGCTGTAATTGCCGAATTTTTTGTCGTCGGCGTCCCAGTCAAAATCCTGGTTCGAAGTGGTGATGTTGGCCTTAATGTCCTCGATCGACAGTGAATCTGCTTCAGATTCAATTACCTCTTCGTTTGCATTGGCTGTAGCTGTACCCAGCTCAGCTTCTTTTGCTTTTAATTCGTTTTCTACTTCTTGTTTTTTTGCCATTAAATAATTTGTCTCCTTTTCCCAACTCAATTGGGACTGCAAAGGTAAGAATATATTTTTGACAGATAAAAATTATTTTATTGTTAAATATTGATTTTTAAGGGGTTTTGTGATTTTTAATTTCACCGATTTAATGGCAAGTGTGCAAACGATTTCACCGATTTTGTTTTACCCTAATAATTAAGCAGGTAAAAAATCTGAAGATCTTTGAAATAAGTTCAATCAGGATTCCGGCAAAATCGCTGAAATCATAATTAAAATTATGGCGTTGCCTGCGGCCCGGGCTGTACGCTCATACTGCACAGGCATTAGCCACAAGCCGGTATCCGCTCCTATCCAACGCAGTTTTGTGGCAAGCCTTTCGCCTTTAACCTTTCAGCTTTTACCTAACTTCTCCTCTATCTCCTCAAATATCTCCATAAAGCTATCGTATATCTTCAGGCGGTAGTTCATGATCACTCCAGTAAGGGCAGCCTCCTGTTCGGGGGTGAAGGGGTGATGCCATACCCGCATGCAGATCCGCTTCAAAGCGTAGGCCACCTGCGATGCATCTACGTAGGTCTCCAAATAGCGGTGCTTCTTAAAGGCTTCAAAAAAGGTGAGGAATACATCGGTATTCTTCATGCCGCTGAAGGTGAGAAATTCGTTGATCACCTCTTCGTCACAACTGCCCAGGTGATTGTAAAAGCCATCCACAGTAATTTTGCCGGTGGTGAGCAGCAGGTTATCCAGCAACAATTCGATAGCGATATGGCCCAAAAAGAAGGGCTTCACCGGCGATCCCTCGATAACTGGACGTAACACCTCTTTCAATCCGCGACTGTGGCGAATAAAAAACTCAGACGAATGGAAATGCTTGTCTATCTCCAAATGCTTCTGCCAGCCGGCAATAATGGAGTTGATGGTATCCTTTTGATGGTGCAATTTTTCGGGGTGCAGGATAATGGTTTTATCGGCGTTTTTCAACAGGTCGGGTAAAACCGTACCCAAAATGTGGTAGCAGTTGGCCGAATGCCTGTCAAAGTAATAGTGCGATAAAAAATTCATAGCGTTGGTGTTATGGCAAGATAACCATAGGGGTCGATATCTGCAAGTTAGGAAACCGTTAAGAAATCGCTAATACGCGAAATCCCGTCCGTTCCAGAGACATTAGGCACGGGATATGCAATTATAAAGCAGTGTTTTAGTGAGAGCCCAATGATTGATACCCGGAAAATTATATAGCGATGGGTTTGAAACCCATCGCTACGGAATGATCGATATTGTCATCCAAATCTCATCAAAACTTCATCTTTAATTTTTAACTTGCGGTTCCTTAATTGATTATAAATTATAAATATGCCCGGAACATATACGCTCCGTAATTTAATTTGTTCACTGCTAATTGTCTTTGCCGCCTCTTCTATAAACGCGCAAAACCTGCCATTGGACAATGCCTTTGCCCATAACGATTACCAGCACCGCCAGCCCCTTTTCGAGGCGCTGAACAATGGCTACACCAATATCGAGGCCGATGTTTATATCTACAAAAACCGTTTGGTAGTTACCCATGTGCTACCGCAGATCCATCATCACCGCCAGTTAAAAAACCTGTACCTGCAACCACTGGCCGACCAGGTAGCAAATAACAACGGCGAAGTTTACCCCGGTTACAAAGGCACCATTACGCTGATGATCGATATCAAATCGGACGGGGAACGTACCTACCAACTACTAAAACCCATGCTGGAGCAATACCGCGAGATGCTATGCGGCTATCAGAACGGCGAGTATAAAGCCGGACCGGTGCGCATCGTTTTATCAGGCCACAAACCGGTGCAAACCATTCGCAACGACCCTGACCGCCTGGCTTTTATTGACGAAGACCTGCGCCGCATTAACCGTGATACCACCATCGCTGCCGAAAACGCACTGGCCATGGCCAGCTGCAAATATTCTAAACTGTTAAAGTGGCGTGGATCGGGCTTACTTTCGCTGCGTGAGCGTATTAAGCTGACCAACTTTACCGCGCAAGCCCACCTGCTGGGTGCCAAGGTGCGCCTTTGGGGTTCGCCGGATAATGAAAAGGTTTGGCAGCAACTGCTGCAATGCGGTGTCGATCTGATCAATACCGATAAACTGACCCGCCTGCGTAATTTCCTTACTAAAGAGGGAGCGCCGGCTGTACAGGCTAATTAGCAACCCACTATATATAAATAAAACCAAGGTGTTTGTGCGTGCACGGGCGCCTTTTTTGTTTTAAAAATCCGTTGTCATTGCGAGGGGCATAGCAACGTGGCAATCTCATAGGCAGGTCCTCGTTGCTTGTCCTATGGGATTGCCGCGCTATCGCTCGCAATGACAAGCTGTTTTAGTTTTAAATTAAGCGTGGACGCTTAATTAGGAGTTGCGGCAAGCGTAGACGCTTGCCGCGGCGGTTTTCAGCCAATGACTAATGACAGTGCAGCGAATGACTAATGACCAAGCTTACTCCACCACTATCTCATCAGCAAAAATGTACGATGGGCTGCCTTTACTTTCATGCCAGTCGGGCAGCGGACCGTATTGCTTAGCGATAAGCCTTATATACCGGGCTTTTGTATTCAACTGGCCTACAAAGTTTTGGATGCTGATATTTTCGTCCTTAATATCGGTTTTGGTTTCCACCTTAACCACATCGCGATAGGTCTTGCCATCGTCCGATACCTGGTACTGCACATATTTAGGGAACACGATCCATGAGCGCGAATCTTGCAAGGTATTCAGGCTTACTTGCTTAACCTGCTTCACTTCGCCCAGGTCAAGTATGGCCACCAGGTCCTTGCCCTGGTAACCCTGCCAGTTGCCTAAACGCCAGTTGGTGCTGCCATGCAAACCATCGATCAGGGCATCTTGTCCCTCGGCCGGGTAGTTGGGCAGGTATTTGTTGATCAGCGTCAGCTTTACATCGCCCTTGGTTTTGGTGAACGTGCCTGAGTTGACCATGCTGCTTTTATCATCTTTAACCGCGATGGCTTTGATAGTAGTGGTAGCGTTAACGCTTATCGGTGCGGTAAATAGTGTGGAGCTTGTTGTCGGCGTTGAACCATCAAGCGTATAATATAGCTTAGCGCCTTCGTTTCCGCTGGTAATTTCCACGGTAGTTTTATCCTTAAATGTGCGCGCGCCGTTGATAAAGTAAGGATTAGATACGATAAGGTTATCGGTGATCTTCGACGTTGGCTTTTCCAGTTCCTGCATAAACAGGCGGTTAGGTAGCCGGCCGGCAAGATACTCAAACTCGCCGCCTTTGTTCACATCGTCGTAATCGAGATAGAGCTTATTATAAGGCTTCTTATTCAGGTTCATACCCTGCAGGTAGAAATTGTTTTGCGATACGGCCGTATTGGTGATGGTGAACTTTTTGCCATTCTCCAGGCTGATCACAGCTTTATCAAACTGTGGCAAGCCAATATTATATTGTTGCTGACCGGGAGCCACATTATAAATGCCAAGGGCACTCATCACATACCAGGCCGACATTTGCCCGCAATCCTCGTTTCCGGCTAAACCATCGGGACCGTCCTTATACTCCTCCTTCATAATCTTGCTTAGATATAGTTGGGTCTTGCTCGGATCATCGGTAAAATTATAAAGGTAGGCCATGTGATGACTAGGTTCGTTACCGTGGGCGTACTGGCCGATCAAGCCAGTAATATCCGCCTGTTCGCGGCCACTCAGTTTACTGGTGGTGGTAAACAGTTCATCAAGTTTGGCTTCAAACTTTTCTTTGCCGCCCATTTTTGCCATCAGGGTCTCCTCATCATGCGGAACAAGGAAGGCGTATTGCCAGGCATTGCCCTCGGTATAGTTGTTGTTTACCTCGGTAGGCTCGAATGGCAGGTACCAGCCACCGTTTACACGGGCCTGCATAAAGCCGTTTTGGTTGTTGTACTGATTTTTCCAGTATTGCGCCCGCTGGATGTATTCTACGTAATCCTGCTGTTTGCCCAGCATTTTGGCAAATTGGGCTATGCACCAGTCATCGTAAGCGTATTCTAAGGTTTTAGATACCGATTCGTGCTCGTCGTCGGCCAAAACTACGCCGTTCCTACGATATGAGTCTAAGCCAAATTGATCGCGGTTAACAGCCGCCTTCATGGCGCGCAGGGCCTTATCAGTATTAAAATCACGGATGCCTTTGGCGTAGGCATCTACTATCACCGGGATGCTGTGGTTGCCCACCATGCAATACGTTTCCGATGATCCTACCGGCCAGATAGGTAGCAAGCCGCCGTCATCATACATCGCTAAAAAGGTTTTGATAAAATCCAGTGTGCGCTTTTTATCTATCAGGCTTAGCAGCGGATGCTCGGCCCGGTAGGTATCCCAAAGGCTGAAAATGGTATAATAATTAAAGCCGTTGGCGGTATGCACCTTTTGATCCATCCCGCGGTATTGCCCATCCACATCGTTATAAATATTGGGGGCCAACATGCTGTGGTAAAGCGCGGTGTAAAATATACTGCGCTTGATCTTACCGTAATCTATAAATACCGGCTTTACTCTTTGGTTTGGGTTGGCATTATAGCCGCCGTACGGGTTATATCCATTATATGCATTCTGCATGTTCTGTACCGATTGCGGCACGGGCGGCGCACCACCCTCCACCTGTATCTTGGCGAGTTCGTTCACCCATTGATCGTGCGCGGCTTTTTGCACCTTCTTAAAGTCGAAGTCCGGAACCTCGGTATCCAGGTTCTTCAAAGCGCCATCGGCACTTACCGACGAGATCCCCACCTTGCTGATCACCTCGCCGGGATTATCAAACACCAGGATCATCTTTACGTTTTTGCCTTCAACCTTGCTTTTGCCCTCCTGCGGCTTATCATTCAACGCTATGCTGTAGCTTTTGAACGGACGGTTGAATTTGGCGTAGAAGTATACATACTGATCGCGCGCCCATGAGCGGGAGCGGCGAAAGCCCCTAACCTCATGGTTACTGATCATCTCCACCCACGATTCGATCACGTTATCGCGATGTTTCAGATCGATCAAAATATTAGCCTGCTGCGTGCTTGGGTAACTATAGCGATGAACACCAACCCTTGTAGTAGCAGTCAGTTCTACCCCGATGTTGTATTTATCCAGCCGGGTTTTATAATAACCGGGCTGTCCGCTCTCGTTCTTCTTTTTAAACGGAGAGCGATATTCAGTGTTCAACCATTGCGGATCACCTGTGGTAGGCATAAACAGGATATCGCAATAATCGGCAATGCCGGTACCGCTCAGGTGTGTATGCGAGAAGCCATAAACTAACGAATCGGTATAATGATAACCCGAGCAGCCGTCCCAGCCCTCTAATCTTGTATCGGGGCTTAGCTGCACC comes from Mucilaginibacter mali and encodes:
- a CDS encoding GH92 family glycosyl hydrolase gives rise to the protein MKSLLRYILPVAVGCLSLNASAQKKVDNTPSVNVFLGTGGHGHTYPGAAVPFGMVQLSPDTRLEGWDGCSGYHYTDSLVYGFSHTHLSGTGIADYCDILFMPTTGDPQWLNTEYRSPFKKKNESGQPGYYKTRLDKYNIGVELTATTRVGVHRYSYPSTQQANILIDLKHRDNVIESWVEMISNHEVRGFRRSRSWARDQYVYFYAKFNRPFKSYSIALNDKPQEGKSKVEGKNVKMILVFDNPGEVISKVGISSVSADGALKNLDTEVPDFDFKKVQKAAHDQWVNELAKIQVEGGAPPVPQSVQNMQNAYNGYNPYGGYNANPNQRVKPVFIDYGKIKRSIFYTALYHSMLAPNIYNDVDGQYRGMDQKVHTANGFNYYTIFSLWDTYRAEHPLLSLIDKKRTLDFIKTFLAMYDDGGLLPIWPVGSSETYCMVGNHSIPVIVDAYAKGIRDFNTDKALRAMKAAVNRDQFGLDSYRRNGVVLADDEHESVSKTLEYAYDDWCIAQFAKMLGKQQDYVEYIQRAQYWKNQYNNQNGFMQARVNGGWYLPFEPTEVNNNYTEGNAWQYAFLVPHDEETLMAKMGGKEKFEAKLDELFTTTSKLSGREQADITGLIGQYAHGNEPSHHMAYLYNFTDDPSKTQLYLSKIMKEEYKDGPDGLAGNEDCGQMSAWYVMSALGIYNVAPGQQQYNIGLPQFDKAVISLENGKKFTITNTAVSQNNFYLQGMNLNKKPYNKLYLDYDDVNKGGEFEYLAGRLPNRLFMQELEKPTSKITDNLIVSNPYFINGARTFKDKTTVEITSGNEGAKLYYTLDGSTPTTSSTLFTAPISVNATTTIKAIAVKDDKSSMVNSGTFTKTKGDVKLTLINKYLPNYPAEGQDALIDGLHGSTNWRLGNWQGYQGKDLVAILDLGEVKQVKQVSLNTLQDSRSWIVFPKYVQYQVSDDGKTYRDVVKVETKTDIKDENISIQNFVGQLNTKARYIRLIAKQYGPLPDWHESKGSPSYIFADEIVVE